TCCTCAGCAGCAGTGCcccatcctcctcttctcctacCACAGCTTCACTGTTCTCTCCTTGCGGAGGAGTGAGACTTGGTGGAGTCCTGGAGCTAGGGCCGTTAAAGGCTAAGTGGCTAGCTGGCTTTTGGACTTGGAACTGGGTCATTTTTGGCTGCGTGACAACATCATTGGAAGTGATAACCTGgcttccctctctttttctggtCTTAGCTGGTAGAGGAGGCTCAATGTTTTTGGGGTGAGTCATACTCTGAGAAAGATTCTCCAAGTCCATCAGCAGCTTGTCAATTTCATCATTCCTGTGTGAAACAACTTTGGGCGCTGAGACAGTTACTGAGGCAGAGGAGGGCCAACTGGGGCTGTAGCCAGTGTCTTCTGGCAGAGCATGTGAAAACTtatggggtgtgtgtgtttgggataGGTGCATGTGGTGACTTACGTCAGCCCCACTTTTGTTCTGCATAGCATTTACTCCTCTTGttggagtgtgtgtctgttgtgagATTAGCTCTGGTGTCTTATCTAcatcagcctcctcctcctcaataTAGAGAGCCTCCATGGGTGAGgctggaggagtgtgtgtgtaaggtggGACTGGTGAGGTACGAAGAGGGGACGGAGAATGTGTTGGAGAGGAGCTGGACGGAGAGACAGACggaggagagagtgtgtgctGAGTTGCAGAGGAAAGCTGTGAATGCTGTAGTCCATTGGTAAGAGGACTGGTTGTGGATAAGGAGCTTTGGACTGGTCTGGCATGCACAGAGTCTAGTTTCAAAGGaaatgaggaggaagacgaaatggaggtggaggtgggactggAAGATGCAGGATGAGTAACAGTCTTTGGGATGGGAGGTGAGTGTACAACATCCTCATAGCGAGGAGGTTGCTCATTGCCAAATATTGGAGAGTAAGGTCCCTGTTGGATGGAGTGAAGAGTATTAACCAGCTCAGCCAGATCGTTGTGCCCGCTCCCAGGTGCACCCTGCCCACTGCCTCCCAAACCTCCAATTCCCTCCAGCTCTAGAGGCAGTCTCTTCAGGTATGAGCTGAGTCGGGACATCACAGCTCGATACATGCTGTCAGGACTTGCGCCTCCGTCCTCTGGCTCTCCACCAGCTTTGCGTTTGATGCACTGCTTAATAATGTCAGTGCATTTCTTAAGGTCTTCAGAACATTTAAGGAGGATATCCAGGCAGGCACGGATGTCCTCCCCACCTGCTCCCCCAGCACCTGCCTCTGCCCGTGTCTTCTCTAGCAGACGGGCAATTAGGTTCTCCTCCCCCAGCGTGTTGCGGTACAAGGAGGCCACTGTGTTTAAACTCTGGTCTAATGACCCAATACTTGACAGGCTGCTTGTGGAGCTACTGCCCACTTTAGTGATGACTGACGAACTACTTGAGTTGGACTTTAGCTTTGCCTCCTCCAGCCCTGTCCCTTTACCTAGCACAAACGGTGGCATGTTCTCGTCATTAGAAGTAGCCGTGCCATTTGTTGTGCCATTAGTCATGCCATTAGTAGTTATATTGGAGCTGAAGTGGCCATAGATGATCTCCAGGTCAGTGGAACGACGGCTGAAAGAGTCAGGACGGACCTTACGACCCTTCCGGAAGGTGACGTGGCTGGAAGAGGAGAGTCGGAGCTTATCAAAAGAAAACTCTTTGAGCTTACCACTGGCCAAGTTGATGGCCTCTTCAGTAATGTCCTTCAAACTGCTGGAGGAGCTCAGGTTCCCAGTCGATCCTCCAAAACTTGGGGCCTTTTTACCACGCCAAGTGGGGCTGTCTTCCCCTAAAGACAAATTGCCACTGCTGCCAGACCTCTCTAGACCACCATTATAACTAGTATCCATAGTAATGTTAATTTTACCATGGTTAGGAAGCAGCTGAGTGGTCATGTTACAGGAGTGTATGGGTGAACTATTGGTATCGGTGTATGCTGGGTCAGGAGCAACAAGCAGCTCAGAGCAGGTCCCACGATGTGCCACAGTACAGTCCAGTCCCTGAGACAGCGCCCCACATGGCCCTGAGCAGTAGTGCACAGCATGGGAGTGCGTGCGCCTGTCCACTACCACACTGTTGTAGCAGCTCACGCTGCTCACAACTACACGATAGGCTGCTGCCATGGTGTCCAGTGTGCTTCAGGGCATAGGTTAAACTAATatcaaaggacaaaaaaaatcctaatggattctagtatttgttttttgtcttgctttttttttccaaagtgtAAATCTTGtcactgaaaaatgtaaaaaaaacaataacaaaaacaaaaaccagtgGACACCTGAAAAGAAATGTCAACAACTCAACAACTTCCAATGTCAATATCCTTTAATGCTTGCACCCAAAAAAGCTTTAAAGGGCAAATAGTTCCTTGTCTGAGAACTCTGGGCTTAATAATAACTGTAGGGTTCCTCCTATCTCCACAGGCACCTTTTCCGTTTCCTCTCTAGCAGCAGCTCATTAGCCACTAATGATAGCCCCGGAGGATGGTGACAGCAGAAAATCCAGCTGGGGTATCACCCGTCCGTCCACATAAGCAGCCCCAAAGGCCTGATCTGAGGCCAGCGAGGCCTTAACATCTTCCCAGCCTGGGCTCATCCCCTGGGCAATTACACATAGGAAGAACCCCTTATCTCACTCTGTGGTTTCTAAAGTCTTGATGAAGCTGAAAACTGTTACAACACAGCTGCACAATAGCAGCGGAACAAACCCAGATGGCCAgctgcctccttctctctgtaaGTGAGCGTCTGGATCTGTGTCACTCCCGGAGTCTCTGTCGCCCCTTCCATCTCCCGGTGTGAGCCATGTGTGGTTTCTGTCAGGAGGACACCACCTGGGAGTCAGCACAGAGGGGAagacggggagagagagggcaaggaaaagagaaagggaaaacacaggaagagaAAGTAAATAACTAAGACGTTTATCAAGAAGTAGAAAAATCCTTATGAATGTGAGTTCATGACAGTGTGGAAGCATATGGACACCCTTCAGCTATCATCCAGATCACAGATCaaatggagaggaggagggagacatAAAAGCATGGAGGGTTAAATAGGCAGAGCAGAAAAAGGCATGGCTCCTTTTTTGGTCACAGTAGATATACAGTTTTTTATCCTCACTGAGAAATCCTGACtcaggaaaagaaagacaggtGTGGCAGGGGGAGAAAACACCTGTTgacttcacattttcattccATGCTCCACTGTCTGAAGCAAACAAGCAGAAATACATGCAAAGAATGAAAGACAGACGCACACTGCCAAACACAAAGTAAAGTAGAAGTGTGAGCTCATAAAATGTGCATAagtctaaataaaacaaagacagctggaaaacatacaactgaaaatgtaatttttacaATTAAAAGCTCTAAAAAAATTTTGGCCTTTTACAGATTTCAGTTGTGAAAACTTTGACACAGGATCTGGACGTATTTCAGCTCTAAGATAAACTTCTACTGGAGAAGAATTCATATTAAAGGGGCATTTCTGCACTGTAAACGTCAAGTGAATACTATGCCACATACCAGGGactaacacaaaacacaccacAGTAAATCTgctaaaatgatttaaatgcagtgtaaaaaagtaaaaggaatTCAACATGTTATATCACCCCCATTCTctcttgtgtgtttctgttattcaATGTaaatctctcctcctcctgccaaTACTCCTATGCAGCGATAAGTCTAATAGTTTATATAAGTTTACAATAGCATACCTGTGGGATGCAGGATTTCCAGAATAACCACAGGAAGAAAGAACAACATCGAGAAGTTATTATAACGTAAACTGAGTGTGCAGATATATGATCCGTACAGCGTTCCTGGGGAATTATGGAGCCGGAGTTTCCTACTTAAAAGTGTGAAAAAGAGCAACTGTGGAGAGGGGGAGCAATGATTGGTGGCCCTGTGGGTGAAAGAGAGTGACTGGCAAGGTGGGGTGGGGGATTTGTGGCACCTGGAAAAACAACTATTAAGACTTGGTATGGAAAAAACAGGCGGCCTACTCGTCTCTCTGTCTCGCTTTCTCTTCCCTTTCtcactacaaaaacacacacaacaactggATGCTGCTGAATCAGTCCCTTGAGCAGAAAATTATACTTATTGGCAAGCTGCACTTGAAATCTGGACAGACAGTTAGAAACAGACTATTACAGGATAGcaatctacacacacacacaaatgcacacagacatgttgACTCACACTCCTTCCCTCTTGGTATACACACACTTAACATCTGTGTGTATATCTTAGTAAACGACAGCTTCCCAAAGTGATATTGAGCATGCAAACAAACTCCACTGATGTTTATACCAGTGAAcaacctccacacacacacatgcacatggtTAAAGCCACCCATGAATACTGCAAATGCCTCCCTTACACCTTCCTGGtgagcacacacatgcacaatctacggtgtgtttgcaggtttttTCCTTCATTCAGTGCCAACTGAGTGATGGATTTGACTTTTTCTAATTGGACATATATTATGGGTGAGTTAGGTGAGAATGCATGGAGTATCAGTTTAACATCAACAAGCAAAAGCTTAAAGTCAAAAACTAGTTTATTTTTGAGGTATCTTGGATTACGTTTGGGAAAAACTATGAAAAATGAGTTCTTGGCTCAAGACCTATAAAATTTCCAATAAAGGTTAAAAACCCCTTTATTTTAATGCTACTAATGCAGCTCACTGGTGAACAACAACGTGTAACGTGTACCTTTTTGTGAGTTTTTAACATCAATGTAATTTGCTGTGCCATTTTCTCTGTACCCTTTATCCACTGCTTCATCTTTTTCCTATTTTCTTTAGACATTTCATtgctctctctgtgctctggatttaaagacagagaaagaagggtGCAGGGGAGGTAGATTGGTTGATTGTGTTCCCTGAACTTCTTTGTGAAAAgaacagaggttattttgtaCCAGCCTTTCTCTTTTTAcacctctctccttccctcctcccttcAACCCGACCTTCACCAGGAAGCAGGCCCCTCCAACTACGCCCAATCCaagtgggtgtatgtgtgtgtgcatctgcaaATGAGCATGGAATGAGGCTGTGTgcaactttgtgtgtgtgttagtgggtACACGGCAAAGGGCTACAGGGGCCTCAGTGGGGAAGTGGGTCTTTATGAAAAAGGAACCTCAAACATAGCCCCTAGGAGAGATGACAGGTCTGTACTAGCCTACTCACtgtatatgtgcacacacatacacacaggcaggTGCACAACGTCAGTGTTACTGAGATCACAGCAAGAGAACAGACAGCTCTGCTACGCCACAAACTTTCTAAACAGAACCAAGACGATGACTAGCAGCTCTGTGGGTATTGACTTCTATCCTGCAATCACAATCAACAGTTGCTACACAAGAGGGATTACCGGACTTTATATAACATTCttctgagaaacacaaaagagaaacacaaacactcacgAGGAAACACAAAGGGTCCATGCAAACTCGAAAAAGTCACAGTTTGAGAGAAGTGCAAATGTTTCCAATGCAAATACTGTGCTATCCTTtttccacagtctgatctttaCAAATGTCTGATAAACTAACTACAGTTCTGACccacttttgtttctttctgtaatCCCcacatgaattatttattttgacttcTAAGTGCATGTTTCAccgcacacatacagtacacaaaacTGCGCACTGATATTCTCTTGAACAAGAGTTTGAaagtcctttttcttttttccttcagcTGTGCATCAATCAACTGTCTTGCTCGCAGAAAGACAGTGAGGCAGACAGTAAGATAGTCACTCTGGCAAACAGCTCTGTCCTTGTCAAGCACAGTCCACACTTCAATAATCATCGGTTTCTATGTcagcaacagctgcagagaaagtcAGACTGAAAATCAGGGAGAAGGACAGCAAGAACAGGAAGAAGTGAAACAATTGTCTTATTTTTGCAGGTGAAACTAATTCCACTCAGTACTCAGTTATAGAAGGTTTTCTTGGCTCAAATGGCCAAAGCACAAACCCCCTCTTCCCTCTATTGtctaataaagcaaaaataccTACTACAAAACGTTTAAATTTGACATATAACACACTGCAGTGCTGTGTGTCGACGGTGCCAGATGCACAAGGCCATTAGTCTTTTTCAAAGAGGAGAGCCGAAGTTTTGGGCGTCTggactgcaaataaaaaaaaaaaaaatccagctgGTCTCACACAAAGTCGAGCAAAGAGCTGTTCTGCAAACCAGACGCTTGTACACAAGCCAAAACACACGCAGGAGAAGAATCAGGAGGGATATCTTACACAGTTACAAAGGTGGTTACGTCAAGTCAAGTAAGAAAGGAAagaatactgtatgtctgtttgtttagtCTATgcaagcagcagagagaagggAATGAATGAACCAAAAGGCACGACTGagaaaaaaactgtgaatgCATGAGAGAGGAGAATGAAACGACGAGTAAGAGGGAGTAAGAGGGAGTAAGAGGGAGTGCAAAGTCACTAGCTAACCGGCTGTGACTTTAAGTGTCACTTTGGCAGATATAATGCCTCACACCAACATCTGCCCTAGTATAGACAGATGTGCATTAATAAGTGCATAACTCCTAGACTGACTATGTACAGCACAAGAGTGAGGGtatgtctgtgcgtgtgtgtgtctggcagaGAATTGTAGGTTCTCTCATTATGACTGCCAAACTTATTGTCTGGATGAAACCAAGGCTGCTGATAGCACAAATCATTGTGCTCtggagacacacatacacacacaaatacacacacagctgtttgtgaTGAAACCACGTGTGCAGGCTTGCTAGAGCAGCACAGCCTGAATATTATCACTGGTCTTTGCACTTGGTGCGGAATAAACAGAACCAAGCTGCATGCAGACGGTATAAGAACAGTTTTATAAAATGACAATGAGCATTTATCCtgtacacacagagaggaaagagtgGACAAAGAGAGGATTGATTTATATTTGCATAAATGGTATTCATCTTAATGTTATGACAGAGGTTGAATCAtgtgttttctacatttatgCTGGCCATCTGCCTTTACTGTATATGCAAAACAGCAAGGCAGGACATTGCAAATCATTCAGTACACACACCACACTAAGGTGAACTATACAAGCGCTGTAACAGTGTGTTATCAAGTGAATAGGAACTATTTTGCCATTATCAAGCTACTATCTACTATTAAGATAGTAGCTTGATAAATTGTGTGTAACATAGCCTCTCACTGCACATGTCCAAAATTAcagcaaaactaaaatatttttctaaaatgtgtttagaaaaaAGCTAGATATGTTCTGTTATCTCTAATACACTCTCCTACAATCATATTTCTGactcttttcctcctttcatTATCTCCCTACCTCCTTCACTTACTGTAATCCTCTCCTGGCCACGCACTCCTACTTTACAGGCTAAAATGGCATGAGATCGGCGGTTCCCTTGATACTTTTCACATCTCTTGGGAAAGCAAGCTGTGTGAATAGTTCAGCATTTTATGAGGGGCAAAACAGTAACCCTAAGGActacaggacacacacacacacacacaactgaacACAATATATCCCCTGAGGGAAGGTGTTGAGGGCAGCAAAGAGGATGTTTTTGAGCTTCTGAGCAGATGAGGGAAAACAGTGACTCACACATTTTCTTATCCTTAAATGTTTCCTGGTCAAAAACAACTTGGCCTTATAAGGTTAACACACAATCATACCCAGATCCTGCTGTTCTACTGCAGAGGGCAGAAATAACATGCTGTAAATATGCAACACTTGTTGGCCGCGTGAGACGACGATGATGAAAGCTGGCATCAGCTTCAAACCATCTAAACCTGCAGTACACAGACATagtagaaaacatttttgtagacatacacacacatagtaaAGAGTGCATGCAACTGTACCTCTACACTACACTCGCTccctctcttacacacacactcacacacacacacctgtccaCCCTTCTTGCCTGAAGCTAGCTATGACCCAGTCTCTGCTTTGCTTCTAATTTAAAAAGCCCATTTTGGGTGATGTCATGCTTTTGGCTGCATTCTGCTAATGCACATGGAGATGCACAAATCAAatatcagacacaaacacatacacacacacacacacacacacacacaaactggcaCAGAAGATGAACACAAATACATCTAATGTAATGTGCAAAGACAGCTGACCTTGATTCAGCCACTCAACTGTTTATTCCTGTTGCCACCTACAATGCAGACCCAAAGGCAACCAGCTTACACCAACAACACAAGAAACCAGACAGTCCAACACATCCAACACATCCAACACATGCACTAAACCCAACAGGGGGGAAGTGGAAGGGAAAAGGTTTTCTGTTTAGAGCAGTGGGGCTGAAAATGAACAAACTCAAacattggtaaaaaaaaataataataataatttgtactGAAATTACAATTCACCAATGGCGTCTATAACTTTTGACTAGATGCTTG
The Anabas testudineus chromosome 22, fAnaTes1.2, whole genome shotgun sequence DNA segment above includes these coding regions:
- the ppp2r3a gene encoding serine/threonine-protein phosphatase 2A regulatory subunit B'' subunit alpha isoform X1 translates to MAAAYRVVVSSVSCYNSVVVDRRTHSHAVHYCSGPCGALSQGLDCTVAHRGTCSELLVAPDPAYTDTNSSPIHSCNMTTQLLPNHGKINITMDTSYNGGLERSGSSGNLSLGEDSPTWRGKKAPSFGGSTGNLSSSSSLKDITEEAINLASGKLKEFSFDKLRLSSSSHVTFRKGRKVRPDSFSRRSTDLEIIYGHFSSNITTNGMTNGTTNGTATSNDENMPPFVLGKGTGLEEAKLKSNSSSSSVITKVGSSSTSSLSSIGSLDQSLNTVASLYRNTLGEENLIARLLEKTRAEAGAGGAGGEDIRACLDILLKCSEDLKKCTDIIKQCIKRKAGGEPEDGGASPDSMYRAVMSRLSSYLKRLPLELEGIGGLGGSGQGAPGSGHNDLAELVNTLHSIQQGPYSPIFGNEQPPRYEDVVHSPPIPKTVTHPASSSPTSTSISSSSSFPLKLDSVHARPVQSSLSTTSPLTNGLQHSQLSSATQHTLSPPSVSPSSSSPTHSPSPLRTSPVPPYTHTPPASPMEALYIEEEEADVDKTPELISQQTHTPTRGVNAMQNKSGADVSHHMHLSQTHTPHKFSHALPEDTGYSPSWPSSASVTVSAPKVVSHRNDEIDKLLMDLENLSQSMTHPKNIEPPLPAKTRKREGSQVITSNDVVTQPKMTQFQVQKPASHLAFNGPSSRTPPSLTPPQGENSEAVVGEEEDGALLLRILESIESFAQELVDSGAGSTGSAERNSGKEKEVMRLLQDTLATTGRADSPVESTNPPAAAPSAPSIHTNTVPAIPPKHSQANAPAVSPAPAPTPAASEDVCNCRSSHTTLPKPTLDAAPKPLPTPLPEPPAEATDTEVAEITVTVTAPEAPAPAAIPAAAAPRDAAIAVGDPAALTDTGSTLLIQQTPEVIRVQSKPEKKPGTPPPAPAPTTATPTPTPRPPSPPPAPVIVTPPPPAINIPRFYYPRGLPALGQASNHDANITAIETAFAEFEEEKADIYEMGKIAKACGCPLYWKAPMFYAAGGERTGFVSVHSFIATWRKLLHSCHDDASRFIYLLAKPGCNYLEQEDFIPLLQDIVDTHPGLTFLKDAPEFHSRYITTVIQRIFYVVNRSWTGRVTMMELRRSNFLQTLALLEEEDDINQITDYFSYEHFYVIYCKFWELDTDHDLYIDPKDLARYNDHASSNRIIERLFSGAVTRGNAVQREGRMSYAEFVWFLISEEDKKNPTSVEYWFRCMDVDGDGVLSMFELEYFYEEQCERMERMGIEPLPFQDLLCQMLDLVKPESSGKITLGDLKRCRMAHIFFDTFFNLEKYLDHEQRDPFAVQKDIDSDGPEPSDWDKYASEEYEILVAEETANEQLHEGSFDDDYESEELQVPGEIGNKMEKLVISDLSA